One part of the Borreliella afzelii genome encodes these proteins:
- a CDS encoding rod-binding protein — METKINLQNLKFKNQINNFKNPIKIKKSFQKNEELKKASLDFEAIFIKQMLDSMKKTLNKDQNLLSGGQVEEIFEDMLYEQRAKQMAQSQSFGIAQLIYNQLDKNK, encoded by the coding sequence ATGGAAACTAAAATTAATTTACAAAATCTAAAATTTAAAAATCAAATAAATAATTTTAAAAATCCAATAAAAATAAAAAAATCCTTTCAAAAAAACGAAGAACTTAAAAAAGCCTCTTTAGACTTTGAAGCTATATTTATCAAGCAAATGCTTGACAGCATGAAAAAAACTCTTAACAAAGATCAAAATCTGCTAAGCGGAGGCCAAGTAGAAGAGATTTTTGAAGACATGCTTTACGAACAAAGAGCAAAACAAATGGCACAATCTCAAAGCTTTGGAATTGCCCAATTGATTTACAATCAATTAGATAAAAATAAATAA
- a CDS encoding flagellar basal body P-ring protein FlgI, producing the protein MNKLMLMLITFATSLLAQTNETSTGLKAEQSFNNNLSESVKLTEIADICPTNTIFLTGTGIVVGLHEKGDSLKQKDLISKILEENNTIDEISLNNIESKNIALVNVSLQIKGNTIKGSKHKAYIVSILDSKDLTNGILLKTNLKNNEKEIIAIASGIIKNNNKLKGYGHTSEYTLDSVIINENQNINYGYNIILKKGNYTLINRIHKILTSKKINNKIKSDSTIEIEVKNISLLEEIENIEIETTPKILIDKKNGIILASENAKIGTFTFSIEKNDQNILNNNNKTTIQINSMKLNEFILKNSNNLSNKELIQIIQAAQKINKLNGELILEEVDGN; encoded by the coding sequence ATGAACAAACTAATGTTAATGTTAATTACATTTGCTACAAGTCTATTGGCCCAAACAAACGAAACTTCAACAGGACTAAAAGCAGAACAATCATTTAACAATAACCTGTCTGAAAGCGTGAAATTAACAGAAATTGCGGATATTTGTCCCACAAACACAATTTTTTTAACGGGTACTGGAATAGTAGTGGGTCTTCACGAAAAAGGAGACTCCCTAAAGCAAAAAGACCTTATAAGTAAAATTTTAGAAGAAAACAATACAATAGATGAAATAAGCCTTAATAACATAGAAAGCAAAAACATTGCACTAGTAAATGTTAGTCTTCAAATAAAAGGTAATACAATTAAAGGCTCAAAACATAAAGCCTACATTGTATCAATACTAGATTCAAAAGATTTAACAAATGGAATACTTTTAAAAACAAATCTTAAAAATAACGAGAAAGAAATAATAGCAATTGCATCAGGAATTATAAAGAACAATAACAAATTAAAAGGATATGGACATACTTCTGAATACACCCTAGATAGTGTAATAATAAATGAGAATCAAAATATTAACTACGGTTATAATATAATTCTTAAAAAAGGAAATTATACACTAATAAATAGAATTCATAAAATATTGACCTCTAAAAAAATCAACAACAAAATCAAATCAGATAGCACAATAGAAATAGAAGTAAAAAACATAAGCCTATTAGAAGAGATTGAGAATATTGAAATAGAAACTACCCCTAAGATATTAATAGACAAAAAAAATGGCATTATCCTAGCAAGTGAAAATGCAAAAATAGGGACGTTTACATTTTCTATTGAAAAAAACGATCAAAATATTTTAAATAATAACAATAAAACAACAATTCAAATAAATTCAATGAAATTAAACGAATTCATATTGAAAAATTCCAACAATCTTAGCAATAAAGAATTAATTCAAATAATTCAAGCTGCACAAAAAATTAATAAATTAAATGGAGAACTTATCTTGGAGGAAGTTGATGGAAACTAA
- a CDS encoding DUF2147 domain-containing protein, whose product MNRTFLKFFLFFCFVMFLFANSEDLNEKEIINKAENLNSENEVLGYWVGYDDVSKIKNSIIYVYKYNGEVCGRILTIIKDGKKYDAKNPSGDTVVGFENLAIEGLDFMWGLKYSSASKKWDRGKIIDPKNGKIYNSEMSVDSKTGNLVTKGKVWIFGRSKIWTRAKADEIPKVDLHNLVPMPPVKK is encoded by the coding sequence ATGAATAGAACTTTTTTAAAGTTTTTTCTTTTTTTTTGTTTTGTAATGTTTTTGTTTGCAAATTCAGAAGATTTAAATGAAAAGGAAATTATTAATAAGGCTGAAAACCTTAATTCTGAAAATGAAGTTTTAGGATATTGGGTTGGTTATGATGATGTAAGCAAGATAAAAAATTCTATTATTTATGTTTATAAATATAATGGAGAAGTTTGCGGTCGAATTTTAACCATAATAAAAGATGGTAAAAAGTATGATGCTAAAAATCCTTCAGGAGACACCGTTGTTGGATTTGAAAATCTTGCAATAGAAGGTCTTGATTTTATGTGGGGCCTTAAGTATTCTTCTGCTTCTAAAAAGTGGGATAGGGGCAAAATAATAGATCCTAAAAATGGTAAAATTTATAATTCTGAGATGAGCGTTGATAGTAAAACCGGGAATCTTGTCACCAAGGGGAAAGTTTGGATTTTTGGCAGAAGTAAGATTTGGACAAGAGCTAAGGCTGATGAAATACCAAAAGTAGACTTGCATAATCTTGTTCCAATGCCCCCTGTAAAAAAATAA
- the rplU gene encoding 50S ribosomal protein L21, with amino-acid sequence MYALVEINGKQYKAVEGEFLKIDKISPVEKEKLEFNSVLLINKDGEIKIGKPYVINSSIKCTYKEDKKDKKVVSYRYRRRKSSERKVGHRQTYSYILVDEIVF; translated from the coding sequence ATGTATGCACTGGTAGAAATAAATGGTAAGCAATATAAGGCTGTTGAAGGCGAATTTTTAAAAATAGATAAAATTTCTCCTGTTGAAAAAGAGAAGCTGGAATTTAATAGTGTTTTGCTTATTAATAAAGATGGAGAGATTAAAATAGGAAAGCCCTATGTTATAAATTCTTCTATTAAATGTACCTACAAAGAAGATAAAAAAGATAAAAAGGTTGTTTCCTACAGATATAGAAGAAGAAAATCAAGTGAGAGAAAAGTTGGGCACAGGCAAACTTATTCTTATATTTTGGTTGATGAAATAGTTTTTTAA
- the tsaD gene encoding tRNA (adenosine(37)-N6)-threonylcarbamoyltransferase complex transferase subunit TsaD — protein MKVLGIETSCDDCCVAVVENGIHILSNIKLSQKEHEKYYGVVPEIASRLHTEAIMSVCIKALKKANTKISEIDLIAVTSRPGLIGSLIVGLNFAKGLAISLKKPIICIDHILGHLYAPLMHSKIEYPFISLLLSGGHTLIAKQKNFDDVEILGRTLDDSCGEAFDKVAKHYDMGFPGGPNIEQISKNGDENTFKFPVTTFRKKENWYDFSYSGLKTACIHQLEKFKNKDNPTTKNNIAASFQKAAFENLITPLKRAIKDTQIKKLVIAGGVASNLYLREKIDKLKIQTYYPPLDLCTDNGAMIAGLGFNMYLKYGESPIEIEANSRIENYKNQYKGKNNEKNFSNA, from the coding sequence ATGAAAGTACTTGGAATAGAAACCTCTTGTGACGACTGTTGCGTAGCTGTAGTAGAAAACGGCATTCATATTTTAAGCAATATAAAATTAAGTCAAAAAGAACATGAAAAATATTACGGCGTAGTACCTGAAATTGCCTCAAGACTTCATACTGAAGCTATTATGTCTGTTTGTATAAAAGCACTCAAAAAAGCAAATACTAAAATATCTGAAATTGACTTAATAGCTGTAACATCTAGACCCGGACTTATTGGTTCTTTAATAGTTGGATTAAACTTTGCCAAAGGTTTAGCAATTTCATTAAAAAAACCTATTATTTGCATTGACCACATCTTAGGCCATCTTTATGCCCCTTTAATGCACTCAAAAATAGAATATCCATTTATATCATTATTATTAAGCGGTGGACATACATTAATTGCTAAACAAAAAAATTTCGATGATGTCGAAATACTTGGAAGAACTCTAGATGATTCTTGTGGAGAAGCTTTTGACAAAGTAGCAAAACATTATGATATGGGGTTTCCAGGAGGTCCAAACATTGAACAAATATCTAAAAATGGAGATGAAAACACATTTAAATTTCCAGTTACTACCTTTAGAAAAAAAGAAAATTGGTATGATTTTTCATACTCTGGACTAAAAACAGCTTGCATACACCAACTCGAAAAATTCAAAAACAAAGATAATCCAACAACAAAAAATAATATAGCTGCAAGCTTTCAAAAAGCTGCCTTTGAAAATCTAATAACCCCACTAAAAAGAGCAATAAAAGATACTCAAATCAAAAAATTGGTAATAGCAGGCGGCGTTGCAAGTAACTTATACTTAAGAGAAAAAATAGATAAACTTAAAATACAAACTTACTACCCTCCTCTTGATCTTTGCACAGATAATGGAGCAATGATTGCAGGACTTGGATTTAACATGTATTTAAAATATGGAGAAAGTCCAATCGAAATTGAGGCAAACTCAAGAATAGAAAATTATAAAAACCAATATAAGGGGAAAAATAATGAAAAGAATTTTAGCAATGCATGA
- the flgF gene encoding flagellar basal-body rod protein FlgF, whose protein sequence is MVRGIYTAASGMMAERRKLDVVSNNLANIDLIGYKKDLSIQKAFPEMLIRRLNDDGLYKFPKGHLETAPIVGKLGTGVEENEIYTLFEQGPLKTTGNPLDLALTDQGFFVIQTSDGERYTRNGSFTIGKEGILVTKSGFPVLGEKGYIYLKKNNFKITPQGQIFHNSNFESNPRRLVSEHENSWENYELLDTIRIVNFENPRFLKKQGNSLWIDTKTSGKAQEIDVSLRPKIETEALEASNVNAVKEMVLMIEINRAYEANQKTIQTEDSLLGKLINEIGKY, encoded by the coding sequence GTGGTAAGAGGAATTTATACAGCTGCCAGCGGAATGATGGCAGAAAGGCGCAAGCTTGACGTAGTGTCAAATAACTTGGCAAACATAGATCTTATTGGATACAAGAAAGATTTATCAATTCAAAAAGCATTTCCAGAAATGCTAATAAGAAGACTAAATGATGATGGCCTTTATAAATTTCCTAAAGGGCATCTTGAAACAGCCCCTATTGTAGGCAAGCTGGGAACAGGAGTTGAAGAAAATGAGATATATACACTATTTGAACAAGGTCCATTAAAAACTACTGGCAATCCATTAGATTTAGCACTAACTGATCAAGGATTTTTTGTAATACAAACTTCAGATGGAGAAAGATATACAAGAAATGGTTCTTTTACTATTGGAAAAGAAGGAATCCTTGTTACAAAAAGCGGATTTCCTGTTCTCGGAGAAAAAGGATATATATATCTAAAAAAAAATAATTTTAAAATAACACCTCAGGGGCAAATCTTCCATAATTCAAACTTTGAATCAAACCCTAGAAGACTTGTTAGTGAGCATGAAAACTCTTGGGAAAATTACGAACTGCTTGATACCATCAGAATTGTAAATTTTGAAAATCCCAGATTTCTCAAAAAACAGGGAAATTCTTTATGGATTGATACAAAAACATCTGGCAAAGCGCAAGAAATTGATGTATCATTAAGGCCTAAAATAGAAACAGAAGCACTCGAAGCTTCCAATGTTAACGCAGTTAAAGAAATGGTTTTAATGATTGAAATCAACAGAGCTTACGAAGCTAATCAAAAAACAATACAAACTGAAGATAGTCTTTTGGGAAAATTAATAAATGAAATTGGAAAATATTAA
- a CDS encoding adenine phosphoribosyltransferase has translation MKNKTEYYDQFIAKVPNFPKKGILFYDITSVLLKPEVYTSLINEVYSFYNLKKIDCIAVVESRGYLIGAPLSLKMQLPLVLIRKEGKLPREVFGEEYELEYGFGRIEVHKDDVRMYSNILLIDDILATGGTLKSSAILLERAGGRVKNIFCFIELCGINGRRILEGYEVNSLVRYD, from the coding sequence ATGAAAAATAAAACAGAGTATTATGATCAGTTTATTGCAAAAGTGCCCAATTTTCCTAAAAAGGGTATTCTTTTTTACGATATTACTAGTGTTTTGTTAAAACCCGAAGTTTATACCTCATTAATAAATGAGGTATATTCTTTTTATAATTTAAAAAAGATCGATTGCATTGCTGTTGTTGAGTCTAGAGGATATTTGATAGGCGCCCCTTTGTCTTTAAAAATGCAACTCCCCCTTGTTTTAATTCGAAAGGAAGGTAAATTGCCTAGAGAGGTTTTTGGCGAAGAGTATGAGCTTGAATATGGCTTTGGGAGAATAGAGGTACATAAAGACGATGTTAGAATGTATTCCAATATTCTTTTAATAGATGATATATTAGCTACTGGGGGGACTTTAAAGTCATCTGCAATTTTGCTAGAGAGAGCCGGGGGCAGGGTTAAGAATATTTTTTGCTTTATTGAGCTTTGTGGTATTAATGGTAGGCGTATTCTTGAAGGCTATGAGGTTAATTCTCTTGTAAGGTACGATTAA
- a CDS encoding CvpA family protein, whose amino-acid sequence MITSDPVKITGIVDILIIIIFTSLGFRGFLRGFIKEISGFAEVFVLILLLYKKTEEFRRLVEPIIELSYIQALLVFFLVIHIGFLILQALIESIISQLKLLFFNRILGLVLGLLEAFGIIAIVVYIIQSQQIFKPEYFLKESKLLDYLNPGINYLFKISKTK is encoded by the coding sequence ATGATAACAAGCGATCCTGTAAAAATAACCGGAATAGTAGACATACTAATAATAATAATTTTCACATCTTTAGGATTTAGAGGATTTTTAAGAGGATTTATTAAAGAAATTAGCGGATTTGCTGAGGTTTTTGTTTTAATATTACTGCTTTATAAAAAAACTGAGGAGTTTAGAAGACTGGTTGAACCTATTATTGAACTATCCTATATTCAAGCACTACTTGTATTTTTTCTAGTCATACATATAGGATTTTTAATACTACAAGCCTTAATAGAATCAATAATAAGCCAACTTAAATTATTGTTCTTTAATAGAATACTGGGGTTAGTACTTGGTCTACTTGAGGCTTTTGGAATAATTGCAATTGTGGTCTACATAATACAATCACAACAAATATTTAAGCCTGAATATTTCCTAAAAGAAAGCAAGCTTCTTGATTATTTAAACCCTGGAATAAACTATCTCTTTAAAATCTCAAAAACAAAGTAA
- the murG gene encoding undecaprenyldiphospho-muramoylpentapeptide beta-N-acetylglucosaminyltransferase, producing MSNKKIIFFTGGGTGGHIFPGISIIQKLKELDNEIEFFWIGKKNSIEEKLIKEQNNIKFISIPCGKLRRYFSFQNFTDFFKVIFGIIKSFYILKKYKPQIVYATGGFVSTPTIIASSLLKIKRITHEMDLDPGLATKINSKFANKIYISFKESEKYFKNHKNIIHTGSPIRKEFLTPNPKIIKQLTQNTNKPIVSILGGSLGANALNNLALCIKKDAEIYFIHQSGKNLNDLREDNYIRRQFFNAEEMASIVKFSNIIISRAGAGAIKEFANACTCAILIPFKKGSRGDQIKNAKLLKTQNACIYIDEDEILNANILKIIKETLKDKEKINTLKANIKKFNNKNSSALIAQLLIKDIKETKSK from the coding sequence ATGTCAAATAAAAAAATAATATTTTTTACAGGGGGGGGGACTGGAGGCCACATATTTCCAGGAATATCTATAATACAAAAATTAAAAGAATTAGACAATGAAATTGAATTTTTTTGGATAGGCAAAAAAAATTCTATAGAAGAAAAATTAATAAAAGAACAAAATAATATCAAATTTATTTCGATTCCATGCGGAAAACTTAGGCGCTATTTTTCTTTTCAAAATTTTACTGACTTCTTTAAAGTGATATTTGGAATAATAAAAAGCTTCTACATTTTAAAAAAATACAAACCTCAGATTGTCTATGCAACTGGAGGATTTGTCTCAACTCCCACAATTATTGCATCTAGTTTGCTAAAAATAAAAAGAATAACCCATGAAATGGATCTAGATCCTGGCCTTGCAACAAAAATTAACTCTAAATTCGCAAATAAAATATACATAAGCTTTAAAGAAAGTGAAAAATACTTTAAAAACCACAAAAATATCATTCACACAGGATCTCCTATAAGAAAGGAATTTTTAACTCCAAATCCCAAAATCATCAAGCAATTAACTCAAAACACTAACAAACCAATTGTTAGCATACTTGGGGGATCTCTTGGCGCCAATGCTTTAAACAACCTTGCGCTCTGTATTAAAAAGGATGCTGAAATCTACTTTATCCATCAATCGGGGAAAAACTTAAATGATCTAAGAGAAGACAATTATATAAGAAGACAATTTTTTAACGCAGAAGAAATGGCAAGTATAGTTAAATTTTCCAATATAATAATAAGCAGAGCTGGAGCTGGAGCAATAAAGGAATTTGCAAATGCTTGCACATGTGCAATTTTGATTCCATTTAAAAAGGGCTCCAGGGGAGATCAAATTAAAAATGCAAAACTACTAAAAACCCAGAATGCTTGCATTTATATAGATGAAGATGAAATTTTAAATGCAAATATTTTGAAAATTATAAAAGAAACTTTAAAAGATAAAGAAAAAATCAACACTCTTAAAGCAAATATTAAAAAATTCAATAATAAGAATTCTTCAGCTTTAATAGCCCAATTACTAATAAAAGATATTAAGGAGACAAAATCTAAATGA
- a CDS encoding divergent polysaccharide deacetylase family protein codes for MFIFYIKKNKFIIVIFIIISIVIAITQAFTNFFYFNINSKIVNAQLKDRFQKIQKDSLIIKNNKENKKAKIKPKFYLIIDDVGYDEFMLEQFIKLNLEINYAIIPFLPKSTSLYKKLKNNNKTVIIHFPMQSKHRNAIEKFHINIKDKKEEIHKKIEKTFKMYPDAKIMNNHMGSLITSNKDLMKIILIKLKEIDRYFFDSVTIAGSIPEIIGKEIGVRVEKRDVFLDSKDTEEAVLKELEKAKNIARKHGIVKVIGHIWSKNTLKVLEKEEPNLNQEFEFDNLLNLYEETIK; via the coding sequence ATGTTTATATTTTATATTAAAAAAAACAAATTTATTATTGTAATTTTTATTATAATTTCTATTGTTATTGCAATAACTCAAGCATTTACAAATTTTTTCTATTTTAACATCAATTCAAAAATTGTAAATGCACAACTTAAAGATAGATTTCAAAAAATACAAAAAGACAGCTTAATAATAAAAAATAACAAAGAAAATAAAAAAGCCAAAATCAAGCCTAAGTTCTACTTAATCATTGACGACGTTGGTTATGATGAATTTATGTTAGAACAATTTATAAAACTTAATCTTGAAATAAATTATGCCATTATTCCATTTTTACCAAAATCAACGAGTTTATACAAAAAACTAAAAAATAATAACAAAACAGTAATAATACATTTTCCAATGCAATCAAAACATAGAAATGCAATAGAAAAATTTCACATAAACATAAAAGATAAAAAAGAAGAAATACACAAAAAAATTGAAAAAACATTTAAAATGTATCCTGATGCAAAAATAATGAATAACCACATGGGTAGTTTGATTACCTCAAATAAAGATTTGATGAAAATCATTTTAATAAAGCTTAAAGAGATTGACAGATATTTTTTTGACAGCGTAACTATTGCGGGGAGCATACCAGAAATAATAGGTAAAGAAATTGGAGTTAGAGTAGAAAAAAGAGACGTATTTCTCGACAGCAAAGATACAGAAGAGGCAGTGCTCAAAGAGCTTGAAAAAGCAAAAAATATTGCTAGAAAACATGGAATAGTAAAGGTAATAGGACATATTTGGTCTAAAAACACATTAAAAGTTCTCGAAAAAGAAGAACCTAATTTAAACCAAGAATTCGAATTTGACAATTTATTAAATCTTTACGAGGAAACAATCAAATGA
- the rpoS gene encoding RNA polymerase sigma factor RpoS has translation MNIFSNEDLNIYLKSVREHKLITHEEEIQLAGQIQRGNAKAKNKMINANLRLVLKIIKRYAGKGLKIEDLIQEGNLGLIRAAEKYDPNKNTKFSTYASFWIKQSLQRALNTKTRLVKVPYRKENLILQINKYLTEEEKAPKKEEIMKRFNLSPAQYIKIIPYLEKEYSLDKEIEGSENSTLLNLYEDNSFNPEITLEQDSTLQHLNYILETKLTEKERYIIKKRYNLDNSPKKSTLKDISTELGISSETVRQIEKRVLKKLKEEIN, from the coding sequence ATGAATATATTTAGCAATGAGGATTTAAACATATATTTAAAATCGGTAAGAGAACATAAACTAATTACTCACGAAGAAGAGATTCAACTTGCAGGACAAATACAAAGAGGCAACGCAAAAGCAAAAAATAAGATGATAAACGCAAATTTGCGACTTGTTTTAAAAATAATAAAAAGATATGCGGGAAAAGGGTTAAAAATTGAAGACTTAATTCAAGAGGGCAACTTAGGATTAATAAGAGCCGCTGAAAAATATGACCCAAATAAAAACACTAAATTTTCAACTTATGCATCTTTTTGGATCAAGCAATCGCTCCAAAGAGCATTAAACACTAAAACTAGATTAGTAAAAGTCCCATACAGAAAAGAAAATCTAATACTGCAAATAAACAAATATTTAACAGAAGAAGAAAAAGCGCCCAAAAAAGAAGAAATAATGAAAAGATTTAATCTATCTCCTGCCCAATATATAAAAATTATTCCTTATCTTGAAAAAGAATATTCTCTGGATAAAGAGATAGAAGGATCTGAAAATTCAACACTCTTGAATCTATATGAGGACAATTCTTTTAACCCTGAAATTACCCTTGAACAAGACTCAACTTTACAACATTTGAATTACATACTTGAAACAAAATTAACTGAAAAGGAAAGATACATAATCAAAAAAAGATACAACCTGGACAATAGCCCTAAAAAAAGCACCTTAAAAGATATTTCAACAGAACTTGGAATATCATCAGAAACTGTAAGACAAATTGAAAAAAGAGTTCTAAAAAAACTAAAAGAAGAGATAAATTAA
- the flgG gene encoding flagellar basal-body rod protein FlgG produces the protein MMRALWTAASGMTAQQYNVDTIANNLSNVNTTGFKKIRAEFEDLIYQTQNRAGTPATENTLRPLGNQVGHGTKIAATQRIFEQGKMQSTNLLTDVAIEGDGFYKILLPDGTYAYTRDGSFKIDSNRELVTSQGYKVLPNIFFPEEYIRDSITISEQGIVSVKIDNSNEPIELGQIEISRFVNPAGLSAIGSNLFKETAGSGQEIAGIPGSKGMGKLRQGILEMSNVSIAEEMVTMIVAQRAYEINSKAIQTSDNMLGIANNLKRQ, from the coding sequence ATGATGAGAGCATTATGGACAGCAGCAAGTGGAATGACTGCACAACAATACAATGTAGACACAATTGCTAATAATCTTTCAAATGTAAATACTACAGGATTTAAAAAAATAAGAGCAGAATTTGAGGATTTGATTTACCAAACTCAAAACAGAGCAGGAACTCCTGCAACTGAAAATACTTTAAGGCCGCTTGGAAATCAAGTTGGTCACGGAACAAAAATTGCTGCTACCCAGAGAATATTTGAACAAGGAAAAATGCAATCCACCAATTTACTCACTGACGTTGCCATTGAAGGAGATGGATTTTACAAAATTCTTCTGCCTGATGGAACTTATGCATATACCAGAGATGGATCATTTAAAATCGATTCTAATCGAGAGCTTGTAACAAGCCAAGGATACAAGGTATTGCCTAATATATTCTTTCCAGAAGAATATATCCGAGACTCAATTACAATATCTGAACAAGGAATAGTATCGGTAAAAATTGATAACAGCAACGAGCCAATAGAGCTTGGACAAATTGAAATATCAAGATTTGTTAATCCTGCAGGACTAAGTGCTATTGGAAGCAATTTATTCAAAGAAACAGCTGGATCAGGCCAAGAAATAGCAGGAATACCAGGAAGTAAAGGTATGGGAAAACTAAGGCAAGGTATTCTTGAAATGTCAAATGTATCTATTGCTGAGGAAATGGTAACAATGATAGTAGCTCAAAGAGCTTATGAAATAAACTCAAAAGCTATTCAAACTTCCGACAATATGTTGGGAATAGCAAATAATTTAAAAAGGCAATAA
- a CDS encoding PfkB family carbohydrate kinase, translating into MKRILAMHDISSIGRTSLTICIPVISSFNMQVCPFVTAVLSASTAYKKFEIVDLTDHLEKFINIWKEQNENFDILYTGFLGSEKQQITIEKIIKLIKFEKIVIDPVFADNGKIYPLFDNKIINGFRKIIKYASIITPNITELEMLSKSSQLNNKDDIIKAILNLDTKGVVVVTSVVKGDLLGNICYNPKTKEYSEFFLEKLEQNFSGTGDLFTSLLIGYLEKFEIEQALEKTTKAIHLIIKDSIKGNAFKKEGVRIENFLTNTF; encoded by the coding sequence ATGAAAAGAATTTTAGCAATGCATGATATTTCAAGCATAGGAAGAACATCTCTTACAATATGTATACCAGTAATCTCTTCGTTTAATATGCAAGTGTGTCCTTTTGTAACAGCTGTCCTTTCTGCTTCCACAGCTTATAAAAAATTTGAAATAGTAGATTTAACTGATCATTTGGAAAAATTTATAAATATATGGAAAGAGCAAAATGAAAATTTTGACATACTCTATACGGGATTTCTGGGAAGCGAAAAACAACAAATAACAATAGAAAAAATAATTAAATTAATAAAATTTGAAAAAATTGTAATTGACCCTGTATTTGCTGACAATGGAAAAATTTATCCTCTATTTGATAATAAAATAATTAATGGATTTAGAAAAATCATTAAATATGCAAGCATAATAACACCCAATATTACAGAGCTTGAAATGCTAAGCAAAAGCTCACAACTTAATAACAAAGATGATATCATAAAAGCAATATTAAATCTTGATACAAAAGGTGTAGTAGTTGTTACAAGCGTTGTAAAAGGAGATTTATTGGGAAACATTTGCTACAATCCTAAAACCAAAGAATACTCAGAGTTTTTTTTAGAAAAATTAGAACAAAATTTCAGTGGGACAGGAGATTTATTTACTAGCTTGCTTATAGGATATTTGGAAAAATTCGAAATAGAACAGGCCCTAGAAAAAACAACAAAAGCTATTCACTTAATAATAAAAGATTCAATCAAAGGAAATGCTTTTAAAAAAGAAGGGGTTCGGATTGAAAATTTTTTAACAAATACATTTTGA